One segment of Megachile rotundata isolate GNS110a chromosome 6, iyMegRotu1, whole genome shotgun sequence DNA contains the following:
- the LOC143264672 gene encoding uncharacterized protein LOC143264672, whose translation MYRTPEPERSRPQIDFEESPNQATSNNLQQNFNSDGQDSIEVARVVKLPPFWKENPILWFKQVEAAFAVSRITNDDSRFRYVILNLEQAVLPIVSDILESPPDFGKYEALKNRIISVLAETNESRLRKLLHGHDLGDEKPSVFLQKMRHLASGQCSDSVLRSLFLEQMPSNIRTILTISETPDLSKLALQADKIIEMTRGNNISSVDPVNSISNLVDKDSLAKQVAELKSLVETLSVDVNRNRDRFRHHSKYRHRSNSRRRYNNFNNYNSNNNHNLQQVCFFHKKFGKLARKCQQPCNFGQEEENYTSHRQ comes from the coding sequence atgtatcGCACACCGGAACCGGAAAGAAGCAGACCCCAAATTGATTTTGAGGAATCACCAAATCAAGCAACAAGCAATAATTTGcagcaaaattttaattcagaCGGTCAAGATTCAATAGAAGTTGCACGCGTAGTTAAATTACCTCCTTTCTGGAAGGAGAATCCAATCCTCTGGTTTAAACAAGTCGAAGCAGCATTTGCTGTGTCAAGAATTACAAATGACGATTCGAGGTTCCGCTATGTTATTCTTAATTTGGAGCAAGCAGTACTACCTATTGTATCGGACATTTTGGAATCCCCGCCGGATTTTGGAAAGTATGAGGCTTTGAAGAACAGGATTATTAGTGTTCTTGCAGAAACCAACGAGTCAAGACTACGAAAGCTTTTGCATGGTCATGATTTGGGTGATGAAAAACCTTCTGTTTTCTTACAAAAAATGAGACACCTTGCTTCAGGTCAGTGTTCAGACTCAGTATTACGTAGTCTATTTTTAGAACAAATGCCCTCAAATATTAGAACAATCTTGACAATTTCCGAAACACCAGATCTCTCAAAATTAGCGCTGCAAGctgataaaattatagaaatgacTCGTGGAAATAATATCTCATCAGTTGATCCTGTTAATTCTATTTCAAATTTAGTCGATAAAGATTCGCTTGCAAAACAAGTTGCAGAATTGAAAAGTTTGGTCGAAACTCTTTCTGTAGATGTTAACAGAAATAGAGACAGATTTAGACATCATAGCAAATATCGACATCGATCAAATTCTAGAAGacgttataataattttaataattataattccaataacaatcataatttGCAACAAGTATGCTTCTTTCATAAGAAGTTTGGTAAATTAGCTAGAAAATGTCAACAACCTTGTAATTTTGGTCAGGAAGAGGAAAACTACACAAGCCATCGTCAGTAA
- the LOC100876197 gene encoding peptidyl-prolyl cis-trans isomerase NIMA-interacting 4, which translates to MPPKKNANASNSKSKKAEGGSEKGEKKGGKNAVKVRHILCEKQSKITEALEKLKAGQKFNEVAAAYSEDKARSGGDLGWMTRGSMVGPFQEAAFALPASTIGAPVYTDPPVKTKFGYHIIMVEGFK; encoded by the exons ATGCCTCCTAAAAAGAACGCAAATGCTTCAAACTCTAAATCTAAAAAAGCAGAAGGTGGTAGTGAAAAGGGGGAAAAGAAAGGAGGGAAGAATGCAGTAAAA GTTAGGCACATTCTTTGTGAAAAGCAATCAAAGATTACAGAAGCTTTAGAGAAATTAAAAGCTGGACAAAAGTTTAATGAAGTTGCGGCTGCCTATAGTGAAGACAAAGCAAGATCTGgg GGAGATCTTGGTTGGATGACAAGGGGATCTATGGTTGGTCCATTTCAAGAAGCTGCATTTGCTTTACCTGCATCGACTATTGGTGCTCCAGTTTATACAGACCCACCAGTTAAAACGAAGTTTGGTTATCATATTATAATGGTGGAAGGTTTCAAATAA